From one Streptomyces sp. R41 genomic stretch:
- a CDS encoding phytoene desaturase family protein, translating to MLDAVVVGAGPNGLTAAVELARRGFSVAVFEARDTVGGGARTEELTLPGFRHDPCSAAHPLGINSPAFKAMPLERYGLQWLHAELPMAHPFPDGTAAVLSRSVAETAASFGPRDAGAYRRLVAPFLPKWDTLAHDFMSLPLTALPRDPITLARFGLAGLPPSTWLTRRFRDERAKALFAGLVAHVIAPLDGFATSAVGLVFALAAHARGWPVARGGSQSISDALTAYLKDLGGTVHTDYEVKRLDDLPPARAYVFDTSPTALARIAGFGRYYERYRYGASVFKIDYALDGPVPWTAKEARTAGTVQIGASSAEISTALRAASREGRAPDAPFLITVQPSVVDPSRAPDGKQVFWAYGHVPNGWTGDLTDAMERQLERFAPGFRDRVLARATAGPPELASRNANYVGGDIACGAASGLQLMLRPKLSLFPYSTPHPAVFLCSAATPPGPGVHGMSGHNAAKAVWRRLRQS from the coding sequence ATGCTCGATGCGGTCGTAGTGGGTGCGGGGCCGAACGGACTGACGGCTGCCGTGGAGCTGGCCCGCCGGGGCTTCTCCGTGGCGGTGTTCGAGGCGCGGGACACCGTGGGCGGCGGAGCGCGCACCGAAGAGCTGACGCTGCCCGGTTTCCGGCACGACCCCTGTTCGGCGGCGCATCCGCTGGGCATAAACTCGCCCGCGTTCAAGGCGATGCCCCTGGAGCGGTACGGGCTTCAGTGGCTGCACGCCGAGCTGCCCATGGCGCACCCGTTCCCCGACGGCACGGCGGCGGTGCTCTCGCGGTCGGTGGCCGAGACCGCCGCCTCGTTCGGGCCGCGTGACGCCGGCGCGTACCGCAGGCTCGTAGCGCCGTTCCTGCCGAAGTGGGACACGCTCGCGCACGACTTCATGTCGCTGCCGCTGACCGCGCTGCCCCGCGACCCCATCACCCTCGCCCGCTTCGGCCTCGCCGGACTGCCGCCGTCGACGTGGCTGACCCGCCGCTTCCGCGACGAGCGCGCCAAGGCCCTGTTCGCCGGGCTCGTGGCGCACGTCATCGCCCCGCTGGACGGCTTCGCCACCAGCGCCGTCGGCCTGGTCTTCGCGCTGGCCGCGCACGCTCGCGGCTGGCCCGTCGCGCGCGGCGGCTCCCAGTCCATCTCCGACGCGCTCACCGCGTATCTCAAGGACCTCGGCGGCACCGTCCACACCGACTACGAGGTCAAGCGCCTGGACGACCTGCCCCCCGCGCGCGCGTACGTCTTCGACACCTCGCCCACCGCCCTGGCCCGGATCGCCGGCTTCGGGCGGTACTACGAGCGCTACCGGTACGGGGCGAGCGTGTTCAAGATCGACTACGCGCTGGACGGGCCCGTGCCCTGGACGGCCAAGGAGGCGCGCACCGCCGGGACCGTGCAGATCGGGGCGAGCAGCGCGGAGATCAGTACCGCGCTGCGGGCGGCCTCCCGTGAGGGCCGGGCGCCCGACGCGCCCTTCCTGATCACCGTGCAGCCCAGCGTCGTGGACCCCTCCCGGGCACCCGACGGCAAGCAGGTCTTCTGGGCGTACGGACATGTTCCGAACGGCTGGACGGGGGACCTCACGGACGCCATGGAGCGGCAGCTGGAGCGGTTCGCGCCGGGCTTCCGCGACCGCGTACTGGCGCGCGCGACCGCGGGCCCGCCCGAGCTCGCCTCCCGCAACGCCAACTATGTGGGCGGAGACATCGCCTGCGGCGCCGCCTCCGGGCTCCAGCTCATGCTGCGCCCCAAACTGTCCCTGTTTCCGTACAGCACCCCGCACCCGGCCGTCTTCCTCTGCTCGGCGGCCACCCCGCCGGGACCCGGCGTGCACGGAATGTCGGGGCACAACGCGGCGAAGGCCGTCTGGAGGAGGCTGAGGCAGTCATGA
- a CDS encoding O-acetyl-ADP-ribose deacetylase: MTTITLVQGDITRQTADAIVNAANSSLLGGGGVDGAIHRRGGPAILAECRKLRAGHYGKGLPTGQAVATTAGELDARWVIHTVGPRFAHGEDRSELLASCYRESLRVADELGARTVAFPAVSAGIYGWPMDDAARIAVETVRATETAVEEVRFVLFDEPAYEAFAAQVG; this comes from the coding sequence ATGACCACGATCACGCTGGTCCAGGGCGACATCACCCGGCAGACCGCGGACGCCATCGTCAACGCGGCGAACTCCTCGCTGCTCGGCGGCGGAGGCGTCGACGGAGCCATTCACCGCAGGGGCGGCCCCGCCATCCTCGCCGAGTGCCGCAAACTCCGTGCCGGCCACTACGGCAAGGGCCTGCCCACGGGCCAGGCGGTCGCCACCACCGCGGGCGAGCTGGACGCGCGCTGGGTGATCCACACCGTCGGCCCGCGATTTGCCCACGGGGAGGACCGGTCGGAGCTGCTGGCCTCCTGCTACCGGGAATCGCTGAGGGTGGCCGACGAGCTCGGTGCTCGCACGGTCGCGTTTCCCGCCGTCTCCGCCGGTATCTACGGGTGGCCGATGGACGACGCCGCCCGTATCGCGGTGGAGACGGTGCGGGCCACGGAGACGGCGGTCGAGGAGGTCAGATTCGTCCTCTTCGACGAGCCGGCGTACGAGGCGTTTGCCGCACAGGTCGGCTGA
- a CDS encoding SDR family NAD(P)-dependent oxidoreductase, translating into MSSQDQKVAVITGASQGIGAGLVEAYRKLGYAVVATSRGIAPSNDVDILTVQGDIADPATAERVIAAGIERFGRIDTLVNNAGVFVAKPFTDYTQDDYATVTGVNLAGFFRITQLAIEHMLAQGAGHIVNVTTSLVDNPDSNVPSVLASLTKGGLQSATKSLAIEYATRGIRSNAVSPGTIKTPMHSEDTHEALAALHPVGRMGEPSDIVDAVIYLENAPFVTGEILHVDGGMSAGH; encoded by the coding sequence ATGAGCTCTCAGGACCAGAAGGTCGCAGTCATCACCGGCGCCTCGCAGGGCATCGGCGCCGGCCTCGTCGAGGCCTATCGCAAGCTCGGCTACGCGGTTGTCGCCACCTCGCGCGGAATCGCCCCCTCCAACGACGTGGACATCCTGACCGTCCAGGGAGACATCGCCGACCCTGCCACCGCCGAACGCGTCATCGCCGCCGGCATCGAGCGGTTCGGCCGTATCGACACCCTGGTCAACAACGCCGGCGTCTTCGTCGCCAAGCCCTTCACCGACTACACCCAGGACGACTACGCCACGGTGACCGGCGTGAACCTCGCGGGCTTCTTCCGCATCACCCAGCTGGCCATCGAGCACATGCTCGCCCAGGGCGCCGGCCACATCGTCAACGTCACCACCAGCCTGGTCGACAACCCCGACTCCAACGTCCCTTCCGTGCTTGCCTCGTTGACCAAGGGCGGCCTGCAGTCCGCCACCAAGTCCCTCGCCATCGAGTACGCGACGCGCGGCATCCGCAGCAACGCGGTCTCACCGGGCACCATCAAGACCCCCATGCACTCCGAGGACACGCATGAGGCTCTCGCCGCCCTGCATCCGGTCGGCCGGATGGGTGAGCCGAGCGACATCGTCGACGCGGTGATCTACCTGGAGAACGCCCCGTTCGTCACCGGCGAGATCCTCCACGTCGACGGCGGCATGAGCGCCGGTCACTGA
- a CDS encoding inositol monophosphatase yields the protein MIEDIETIDEFLAHRTSDVEEAIRKAAAAEIMPRFRQLAAHEIDQKTGPHDLVTDADRKAEEYLTEALTKLLPGSVVVGEEAVHANPATYEAIRGTAPVWIVDPVDGTRQFVHGDSGFCTLVALALDGVVLASWTYAPARDEFATAIRGRGAVLDGVPLRSGSPEPGRDLDIATSHPDYTTDEQKRALLGLYVEGVVPRPCGSAGLEYLAIARGELDATAFSWEAAWDHAAGLLLVEEAGGAHLTLTGEPFRVTGGNALPFTAARDEATARRVAALLAAGV from the coding sequence ATGATCGAAGACATCGAAACCATCGACGAGTTTCTCGCTCACCGCACGTCCGACGTCGAAGAAGCGATCCGCAAGGCGGCCGCCGCCGAGATCATGCCGCGTTTCAGGCAGCTGGCCGCGCACGAGATCGATCAGAAGACCGGCCCGCACGACCTGGTGACGGACGCCGACCGCAAGGCCGAGGAGTACCTCACCGAGGCCCTCACCAAGCTGCTGCCCGGCTCGGTCGTGGTGGGCGAGGAAGCGGTGCACGCCAACCCGGCGACGTACGAAGCCATACGTGGCACGGCGCCGGTGTGGATCGTCGACCCCGTCGACGGAACGCGGCAGTTCGTGCACGGCGACTCCGGCTTCTGCACGCTGGTCGCGCTGGCGCTGGACGGCGTCGTGCTCGCCTCCTGGACGTACGCTCCCGCGCGCGACGAGTTCGCCACCGCGATACGTGGCCGGGGCGCCGTACTCGACGGCGTGCCCCTGCGCTCCGGCTCGCCCGAGCCGGGCCGCGACCTGGACATAGCCACGTCCCACCCGGACTACACCACGGACGAGCAGAAGCGCGCGCTCCTCGGCCTGTACGTCGAGGGGGTCGTCCCGCGCCCCTGCGGGTCGGCGGGGCTGGAGTATCTGGCCATCGCCCGCGGCGAGTTGGACGCCACGGCCTTCTCCTGGGAGGCCGCCTGGGACCACGCGGCGGGCCTGCTGCTGGTCGAGGAGGCGGGCGGCGCCCACCTGACCCTCACGGGCGAGCCGTTCCGCGTGACAGGGGGCAACGCGCTGCCGTTCACCGCGGCCCGGGACGAGGCCACGGCCCGCCGGGTGGCGGCACTGCTGGCGGCCGGAGTCTGA
- a CDS encoding TetR/AcrR family transcriptional regulator, which translates to MGRTSDAREKILSAAQSLIELRGYSALGVAEICKAAGVPKGSFYYFFESKESLALAVIDEHWAGQKRTWTRILNSDEEPLRRLFRLFEETEAGQLAGQQSCGTVSGCLFGNLSLEMSNHTEAIRTRLQEIFDAQVEMVEAVIAEALERKEVTATDTRQAAQALVAQLEGQVLFAKLYNNTRRLGALWVNCLALLGARAPREAVADA; encoded by the coding sequence ATGGGACGGACCAGCGACGCCAGGGAGAAGATCCTCAGCGCCGCGCAATCGCTCATCGAGCTGCGCGGCTACTCGGCCTTGGGCGTGGCCGAGATCTGCAAGGCGGCCGGCGTACCCAAGGGCAGCTTCTACTACTTCTTCGAATCCAAGGAATCGCTCGCCCTGGCCGTGATCGACGAGCACTGGGCCGGCCAGAAGCGCACCTGGACCCGCATCCTGAACAGCGACGAGGAACCACTGCGACGCCTGTTCCGGCTGTTCGAGGAGACGGAAGCCGGCCAGCTCGCCGGCCAGCAGAGCTGCGGCACCGTCTCGGGCTGCCTGTTCGGGAACCTCAGCCTGGAGATGAGCAACCACACCGAGGCGATCCGGACACGGCTGCAGGAGATCTTCGACGCACAGGTCGAGATGGTCGAGGCGGTCATAGCCGAGGCTCTCGAGCGCAAGGAGGTGACCGCGACCGACACCCGGCAAGCCGCACAGGCGCTGGTCGCCCAGCTCGAGGGGCAGGTGCTGTTCGCCAAGCTCTACAACAACACCCGCCGGCTCGGCGCACTGTGGGTGAACTGCCTGGCCCTGCTCGGTGCCCGCGCACCGCGCGAGGCCGTGGCCGACGCCTGA